The Nitratidesulfovibrio sp. SRB-5 genome includes a window with the following:
- a CDS encoding SCO family protein — MPQALATPDGGAGHAGHTPADAAPAQDSHAGHGAAETAQPPAEHVHPVPPPTTGKLGQPGQPIQAIQAGQGASGDPSAQTPLAGVDERLGDIIPEGILLRDESGNPIDPRTLMDVPVIIAPIYYSCPTVCNMLQSSLARVLPQVSLQPGKDYRVLSVSFDETDTPQLAARKKQNYFAAMNFAYPEDGWRFLSGDLASINRFMDAIGFRFTRQGRDFIHPVVLVVTAPGGKVVRYLYGQNFMPFDLTMAVTEASHGTIGLSVKRVLSYCFTYDPEGRRYVFDFMRIAGMIILFGAAVLLFVLVWGGPRRKERKGPGGPPPPKAPPTDPPSSGSSQG, encoded by the coding sequence ATGCCCCAGGCTCTGGCGACCCCGGACGGAGGCGCGGGGCACGCGGGACACACCCCGGCGGATGCCGCCCCGGCGCAGGATTCCCATGCCGGACATGGCGCCGCAGAAACCGCCCAGCCCCCGGCAGAGCACGTGCACCCGGTGCCCCCGCCCACCACGGGCAAGCTGGGGCAACCCGGTCAGCCGATTCAGGCGATTCAGGCGGGGCAGGGCGCTTCGGGCGATCCATCCGCCCAGACTCCACTTGCAGGCGTTGACGAGCGCCTCGGCGACATCATCCCCGAGGGCATTCTGCTGCGCGACGAGTCGGGCAACCCCATCGACCCGCGCACCCTGATGGACGTTCCGGTGATCATCGCGCCCATCTATTATTCCTGCCCCACCGTGTGCAACATGCTGCAAAGCTCGCTGGCGCGGGTGCTGCCGCAGGTTTCGCTGCAACCCGGCAAGGACTACCGGGTGCTGTCCGTGAGCTTTGACGAGACGGACACCCCGCAACTGGCAGCGCGAAAGAAGCAGAACTATTTCGCGGCCATGAATTTCGCCTATCCGGAAGACGGCTGGCGCTTCCTGTCCGGCGACCTCGCGTCCATCAACAGGTTCATGGATGCCATCGGGTTCCGGTTCACCCGGCAGGGGCGCGACTTCATCCATCCCGTGGTGCTGGTGGTCACCGCGCCGGGCGGCAAGGTGGTGCGCTACCTGTACGGCCAGAATTTCATGCCCTTCGACCTGACCATGGCCGTCACGGAAGCCTCGCACGGCACCATCGGCCTGTCGGTGAAGCGCGTGCTGTCGTACTGCTTCACCTACGACCCGGAAGGGCGGCGCTATGTGTTCGACTTCATGCGCATAGCGGGAATGATCATCCTGTTCGGCGCGGCGGTGCTGCTGTTCGTGCTGGTGTGGGGCGGCCCGCGCAGGAAGGAACGCAAGGGCCCCGGAGGGCCTCCACCGCCCAAGGCGCCGCCGACAGACCCGCCTTCGTCAGGTTCATCGCAGGGATAG
- the ctaD gene encoding cytochrome c oxidase subunit I has protein sequence MSADAHDHPNFFQPLPGTKGGIASWIFSTDHKRIGMLYLYCIVAMFLVGLTLGFLIRLELIAPGRTIMGQQTYNALFTLHGVVMIFLVVIPSIPAAFGNIFLPIQIGAEDVSFPRLNIFSWWLYVTGAVLAVVSLVTGKGAPDTGWTFYVPFSAVTTTNVDVAVVAVFILGFSSILTGLNFITTLHRLRAPGMTWTRLPLFCWSLYATGWIQVLATPVLGITVLLIFVERVLGVGLFDPSRGGDPILYQHLFWIYSHPAVYIMILPAMGVISEILPVFARKPIFGYKMIAFSSLAIAFAGSLVWAHHMFVSGMSDTAVMVFSFLTFVVAIPSAIKVFNWVSTLYKGSIRVEPPLWYALAFIFLFSIGGLTGLVLGAAGTDVHVHDTYFVVAHFHYVIFGGLGFGLFGAMHYWFPKVYGRMYNKRIANWSCLIAFVGFNILYFPMFILGLQGMPRRYYDYLPKYAEGHFISTMGSWVLAAGLLLMFWNLWRGIRHGKPVGRNPWGGATLEWTVPSPPPHHNFEAEPVVTHGPYDYTGVKPDA, from the coding sequence ATGAGCGCAGACGCGCACGACCACCCGAACTTCTTCCAGCCGTTGCCCGGCACGAAGGGCGGGATTGCCTCGTGGATTTTCAGCACCGACCACAAGCGCATCGGCATGCTGTACCTGTACTGCATCGTCGCCATGTTTCTGGTGGGGCTGACACTCGGCTTCCTGATCCGGCTGGAGCTCATCGCGCCGGGCCGCACCATCATGGGACAGCAGACCTACAACGCGCTGTTCACCCTGCACGGGGTGGTGATGATCTTCCTGGTGGTCATCCCCAGCATTCCCGCCGCGTTCGGCAACATCTTCCTGCCCATCCAGATAGGGGCGGAGGACGTGTCCTTTCCCCGGCTGAACATCTTTTCGTGGTGGCTGTACGTCACCGGCGCGGTGCTGGCCGTGGTCTCGCTGGTCACCGGCAAGGGCGCGCCCGACACCGGCTGGACCTTCTACGTGCCCTTCAGCGCGGTGACCACCACCAACGTGGACGTGGCCGTCGTTGCCGTGTTCATCCTGGGCTTTTCGTCCATCCTCACCGGGCTGAACTTCATCACCACCCTGCACCGGTTGCGCGCCCCCGGCATGACCTGGACGCGCCTGCCGCTGTTCTGCTGGTCGCTGTACGCCACCGGATGGATTCAGGTGCTGGCCACGCCGGTGCTGGGCATCACGGTGCTGCTGATCTTCGTCGAGCGCGTGCTGGGCGTGGGCCTGTTCGATCCCTCGCGCGGGGGCGACCCCATCCTGTACCAGCACCTGTTCTGGATCTATTCGCACCCGGCGGTGTACATCATGATCCTGCCCGCCATGGGCGTGATCTCCGAGATTCTGCCGGTGTTCGCGCGCAAGCCCATCTTCGGCTACAAGATGATCGCCTTCTCCAGCCTTGCCATCGCCTTCGCCGGGTCGCTGGTGTGGGCGCACCACATGTTCGTCAGTGGCATGAGCGACACGGCGGTGATGGTCTTCTCGTTCCTGACCTTCGTGGTGGCCATTCCGTCGGCCATCAAGGTCTTCAACTGGGTGTCCACGCTGTACAAGGGGTCCATCCGGGTGGAACCGCCCCTGTGGTACGCGCTGGCGTTCATCTTCCTGTTCTCCATCGGCGGGCTGACGGGCCTTGTGCTGGGCGCGGCGGGCACCGACGTGCACGTGCACGACACCTACTTCGTGGTGGCGCATTTCCACTACGTGATCTTCGGCGGGTTGGGCTTCGGGCTGTTCGGGGCCATGCACTACTGGTTCCCCAAGGTCTACGGGCGCATGTACAACAAACGCATCGCCAACTGGTCGTGCCTGATCGCCTTCGTGGGCTTCAACATCCTGTACTTTCCCATGTTCATCCTGGGGCTGCAGGGCATGCCGCGCCGCTACTACGACTACCTGCCCAAGTATGCCGAGGGGCACTTCATCTCCACCATGGGTTCGTGGGTGCTGGCGGCGGGGCTGCTGCTGATGTTCTGGAACCTGTGGCGGGGCATCCGCCACGGCAAGCCCGTGGGTCGCAATCCGTGGGGCGGGGCCACCCTGGAGTGGACGGTGCCTTCGCCGCCCCCGCACCACAACTTCGAGGCCGAGCCCGTGGTCACCCATGGTCCCTACGACTACACGGGGGTGAAGCCCGATGCATGA
- a CDS encoding cytochrome c oxidase subunit 3 family protein — translation MHEHRDYEGAKIGMWLFLFTEVLLFGGLFLLYAVYLHRYPAEFHAAGKDLSRIFGTANTIVLITSSLCMALAISALQRGKVVLSQRLVLLTVTMAGVFLVNKFFEWSAKIGHGIYPDSPALLKLPPGEMVFFNLYYLMTGLHGIHVIIGAAVLMYGWHLMRVGRVTPEHFVFLENGGLYWHLVDLVWIYLFPLFYLVV, via the coding sequence ATGCATGAGCACCGCGACTATGAAGGCGCCAAGATCGGCATGTGGCTCTTCCTGTTCACGGAAGTGCTGCTGTTCGGCGGGCTGTTCCTGCTCTATGCCGTGTACCTGCACCGCTACCCGGCGGAATTCCACGCCGCGGGCAAGGATCTGAGCCGTATCTTCGGTACGGCCAACACCATTGTGCTCATTACCAGTTCGCTGTGCATGGCGCTGGCCATCAGCGCGCTGCAACGCGGCAAGGTGGTGCTTTCGCAGCGGCTGGTGCTGCTGACCGTGACCATGGCCGGGGTGTTCCTGGTGAACAAGTTCTTCGAATGGAGCGCCAAGATCGGCCACGGCATCTACCCCGACAGCCCCGCGCTGCTCAAGCTGCCGCCCGGCGAGATGGTGTTCTTCAACCTGTACTACCTGATGACCGGGCTGCACGGCATCCACGTGATCATCGGCGCGGCCGTGCTGATGTACGGCTGGCACCTGATGCGCGTGGGCCGGGTGACCCCGGAGCACTTCGTGTTCCTGGAAAACGGCGGCCTGTACTGGCACCTGGTGGACCTGGTGTGGATCTACCTGTTTCCGCTCTTCTACCTTGTGGTCTAG
- a CDS encoding cytochrome C oxidase subunit IV family protein: MTGHDTEHHAVPVRTNMLVWAALMMLTAITVGVTSFDFGFLNVVVALSVATIKAGLVILWFMHLRYEGRVIRLMVFTAFVILAIAIGFTFFDVAYR, from the coding sequence ATGACCGGACACGATACAGAGCACCACGCCGTCCCGGTGCGCACCAACATGCTGGTGTGGGCGGCCCTGATGATGCTGACCGCCATCACCGTGGGCGTCACCAGTTTCGACTTCGGCTTCCTGAACGTGGTGGTGGCGCTGAGCGTGGCCACCATCAAGGCGGGGCTGGTCATCCTGTGGTTCATGCACCTGCGCTACGAGGGCAGGGTCATCCGGCTGATGGTGTTCACGGCCTTCGTCATCCTTGCCATCGCCATCGGGTTCACCTTCTTCGACGTGGCCTACAGGTAG